In Pseudomonas fluorescens, the following are encoded in one genomic region:
- a CDS encoding cation-translocating P-type ATPase: MTAQTAAAPSLLSSAEQRRAARQLTLAMLALGLLALGLIWRWLAPEQTGVNQLLLGFASLLVAVPVMRSAWYSLRYPSLHGITDQLIALAMLGAWATGDLLTAALLPIIMIFGHVLEERSVIGSQEAIHALGKLTRSHARKVQADGSIIEVDNGTLKAGDLVEVRAGDRVPADGRVLSGQASLDTASITGESVPMEAGVGMSVFGGAINLDGLLRIEVTRTGQESTLGKVIALMQNAERSKPPITRLLERYAGSYMVLVLLLAAVTWFITNNAQAMLAVLVAACPCALVLSAPATAIAGVAVAARHGILIRSSAFLEELADLTSLVVDKTGTLTFGTLRLQSIDSPLEDRSHVLKLAASLGSASSHPVSRALAGLVTQEHFLLLSDIHERQGLGVVAMTEQGEAALGRPELFAQLGISTTTVPDHDGPIAGLALNGEFLAWLLLADSVKPEAQFALGELRDLGLGRQLLLTGDRHSVAQTLARDVGISDVEAQALPEDKLNRVLKEIDSGFRPMVVGDGINDSLALKAGVVGVAMGAGGADIALASADIVLIGSDLRRLGTCVRLSRQCRQTLQVNVIIGLGWTLAIVAFAAFGWLGAAGAMIAALLHNLSTLLVLGNAGRLLRFQEPLLKLKDEA; this comes from the coding sequence ATGACCGCTCAAACCGCCGCCGCACCGAGCCTGTTGTCTTCGGCTGAACAGCGCCGCGCCGCGCGCCAGCTGACCCTGGCCATGCTCGCATTGGGCTTGCTCGCGCTGGGCTTGATCTGGCGTTGGCTGGCGCCGGAGCAGACTGGCGTCAATCAGCTGCTGCTGGGTTTTGCCTCGCTGCTGGTCGCCGTTCCGGTCATGCGTTCGGCCTGGTACAGCCTGCGCTATCCAAGCCTGCACGGCATCACCGATCAATTGATTGCCCTGGCCATGCTGGGTGCCTGGGCCACCGGGGATCTGCTGACGGCGGCCCTGTTGCCGATCATCATGATCTTCGGTCACGTGCTGGAGGAGCGTAGCGTGATCGGTTCCCAGGAGGCGATTCACGCACTCGGCAAACTGACCCGCAGCCACGCGCGCAAGGTGCAGGCGGACGGCTCCATCATTGAAGTCGACAACGGCACGCTCAAGGCCGGCGACCTGGTCGAGGTCCGCGCCGGGGACCGGGTGCCGGCGGATGGTCGGGTGTTGTCCGGCCAGGCCAGTCTGGACACCGCCTCCATTACCGGCGAATCGGTACCGATGGAAGCGGGTGTCGGCATGTCGGTGTTCGGCGGTGCGATCAACCTCGACGGTCTGCTGCGAATCGAAGTGACCCGCACCGGCCAGGAATCGACCCTCGGCAAAGTCATCGCGCTGATGCAAAACGCCGAGCGCTCGAAACCGCCGATCACTCGTTTGCTGGAACGTTACGCGGGCAGCTATATGGTGTTGGTCTTGTTGCTGGCCGCCGTGACCTGGTTTATCACCAACAACGCTCAAGCGATGCTCGCGGTGTTGGTGGCGGCCTGTCCTTGTGCGCTGGTGTTGTCGGCACCGGCCACGGCGATTGCCGGGGTGGCGGTAGCGGCACGCCACGGGATTCTGATCCGCAGTTCTGCGTTCCTCGAAGAGTTGGCGGACCTGACTTCGCTGGTGGTCGACAAGACCGGGACGCTGACCTTCGGCACCTTGCGCCTGCAATCCATCGACAGTCCGCTGGAGGATCGCAGCCATGTCCTCAAGCTCGCCGCCAGCCTCGGCTCGGCCAGCAGTCACCCGGTCAGCCGTGCGCTGGCGGGGTTGGTGACCCAGGAGCATTTCCTGCTGCTTTCTGACATTCATGAGCGCCAGGGCCTGGGCGTGGTGGCGATGACCGAGCAGGGCGAAGCGGCACTCGGCCGGCCGGAGTTGTTTGCGCAACTGGGCATCAGCACAACAACGGTTCCCGATCATGACGGTCCGATTGCCGGGCTGGCGCTCAATGGGGAGTTTCTTGCCTGGCTGTTGCTGGCCGACAGCGTCAAACCCGAGGCGCAATTTGCCTTGGGTGAGTTGCGCGACCTTGGATTGGGTCGCCAGTTGTTACTCACCGGTGACCGGCACAGCGTCGCGCAAACGCTTGCTCGGGATGTCGGGATCAGTGACGTCGAAGCGCAAGCCCTGCCCGAAGACAAACTGAACCGCGTGCTCAAGGAAATCGACAGCGGCTTCCGGCCGATGGTGGTCGGCGATGGCATCAATGACTCCCTGGCCCTCAAGGCTGGCGTGGTGGGTGTGGCCATGGGTGCGGGCGGTGCGGACATCGCCCTGGCATCGGCGGACATCGTGCTGATCGGCAGTGACCTGCGCCGCCTCGGCACCTGCGTGCGCCTGAGCCGTCAGTGCCGCCAGACGTTGCAGGTCAATGTGATCATCGGGCTGGGCTGGACCCTGGCGATCGTGGCCTTCGCCGCGTTCGGCTGGCTTGGCGCTGCCGGGGCGATGATTGCGGCGTTGCTGCATAACCTCAGCACCTTGTTGGTGTTGGGCAATGCCGGTCGTTTGCTGCGGTTCCAGGAGCCGTTGCTCAAACTGAAGGACGAAGCCTGA
- a CDS encoding protease modulator HflK — MQVDLDVDEAPLAGLPRFQQAVIQGRRLRQFAIGAGVFATVGVLLAFFVGLFSSQTLWPALLLNLSAASVVLMAGLQSAGWVAQWRARAMSPEVPVVVVDESVAPSGWYERLLDRISQQSQHLLGQIGAPTLWLGGWALLAVLGVEQAWNLTLPPAALGLSATVGAACFLLLAFGLLVMERHLAQENTAQWPEAATLAQLIRVAIISLVLGAFCLLFADETSVWPVRLAVLIGLLPGLVAVELLLRAVLSLFSPRRDRLEPELLARSFVADMLRWPPQPLLALQHELHNRFGIDLRQIWAFTYMRRAFLPVLAVVSLVGWSLTGIHEIALQGRGIYERFGKPVEVFGPGLYMGLPWPLGRVLSVENGVVHELATSVGETTAPIQADPAEGPAPAIANRLWDASHVNDKSQVIASSRADKQSFQIVNMDVRFVYRIGLSDEAALAATYNSADVPMLIRSTASRILVHDFASRTLDGLLGEDRVGLAEEIGRAVQADLQKLDSGVEILATVVEAIHPPAGAANAYHGVQAAQIGAQALIARERGAAAEATNQAQLQASIARDQATASAREINAGAQAADLKFNAEQKAYASAGQAFVLEQYFSQLSQGLANAKLLVLDHRLGGSSNAPTIDLRTFTLPVDPAPSRKTAQPGAAN, encoded by the coding sequence ATGCAAGTCGATCTCGATGTTGATGAAGCGCCGTTAGCCGGGTTGCCGCGCTTTCAGCAGGCGGTCATTCAAGGGCGGCGTTTGCGCCAGTTCGCCATCGGTGCGGGCGTATTCGCGACGGTGGGTGTGCTGCTGGCGTTTTTTGTCGGGCTGTTTTCGTCGCAAACACTGTGGCCAGCGTTGCTGCTGAACCTGAGCGCGGCGTCTGTGGTGTTGATGGCCGGTTTGCAATCGGCCGGGTGGGTAGCCCAGTGGCGTGCCCGCGCCATGAGTCCCGAGGTGCCGGTGGTCGTTGTCGACGAGTCTGTCGCGCCTTCGGGGTGGTATGAGCGTTTGCTGGACCGGATCAGCCAGCAATCGCAGCACCTGCTCGGGCAAATCGGCGCGCCGACGCTGTGGCTTGGTGGCTGGGCATTGTTGGCGGTATTGGGCGTGGAACAGGCCTGGAACCTCACGTTGCCCCCGGCAGCGCTGGGCCTGTCGGCCACGGTCGGGGCTGCGTGCTTTTTGCTGTTGGCGTTCGGCCTGTTGGTGATGGAGCGCCATCTGGCGCAGGAAAACACCGCGCAATGGCCTGAAGCCGCTACGTTGGCGCAATTGATTCGTGTGGCGATCATCAGCCTGGTGCTCGGTGCTTTTTGTCTGTTGTTTGCCGATGAAACGTCGGTGTGGCCTGTACGCCTGGCGGTGTTGATTGGACTGCTACCGGGGCTGGTGGCGGTAGAACTGTTGCTGCGCGCGGTGTTGTCATTGTTCAGTCCGCGCCGCGACCGTCTTGAGCCGGAGTTGTTGGCGCGCAGTTTTGTCGCTGACATGCTGCGCTGGCCACCACAGCCATTGCTGGCGTTGCAGCACGAATTGCATAACCGCTTCGGCATCGATCTGCGGCAAATCTGGGCCTTCACTTACATGCGTCGGGCGTTCCTGCCGGTGCTGGCGGTGGTGTCGCTGGTTGGCTGGTCGCTGACCGGTATTCACGAAATTGCCCTGCAAGGGCGTGGCATCTACGAACGATTCGGCAAGCCAGTGGAGGTGTTCGGTCCAGGCTTGTACATGGGTTTGCCCTGGCCATTGGGCCGGGTGTTGAGCGTCGAGAATGGCGTGGTTCACGAGTTGGCCACCAGTGTTGGCGAAACCACAGCCCCCATTCAGGCCGACCCCGCTGAAGGCCCGGCCCCGGCGATTGCCAATCGCCTGTGGGACGCCAGCCATGTGAACGACAAATCCCAGGTGATCGCCAGCAGCCGAGCCGACAAGCAGAGCTTTCAGATCGTCAACATGGACGTGCGCTTCGTCTATCGCATCGGTCTGAGCGATGAGGCGGCGTTGGCCGCGACCTATAACAGTGCCGATGTGCCGATGTTGATTCGCAGCACCGCCAGCCGAATCCTGGTTCACGACTTCGCCTCGCGCACCCTCGACGGATTGCTTGGCGAGGACAGGGTAGGGCTGGCCGAAGAGATCGGCCGCGCAGTTCAGGCGGACCTGCAAAAACTCGACAGCGGCGTGGAAATTCTCGCCACGGTGGTCGAAGCGATTCATCCTCCGGCCGGTGCAGCCAATGCCTATCACGGCGTGCAAGCGGCGCAGATTGGCGCGCAAGCCTTGATCGCCCGTGAACGTGGCGCCGCCGCCGAGGCTACCAACCAGGCGCAGTTGCAGGCCAGCATCGCCCGCGATCAGGCGACGGCCAGCGCCCGTGAAATCAACGCTGGCGCCCAGGCCGCAGACCTGAAATTCAACGCCGAGCAAAAAGCCTATGCCAGCGCTGGCCAGGCCTTTGTGCTGGAGCAGTATTTCAGTCAGTTGTCCCAGGGTTTGGCCAACGCCAAATTGCTGGTGCTCGATCATCGTCTGGGCGGCAGCAGCAATGCGCCGACCATCGACCTCCGTACTTTCACGCTGCCGGTTGACCCTGCGCCGTCGCGTAAAACCGCTCAGCCAGGAGCTGCCAATTGA
- the lpdA gene encoding dihydrolipoyl dehydrogenase: MSIYDVVILGGGPGGYNAAIRAGQLGLKAACVEGRATLGGTCLNVGCMPSKALLHASELYDAAMGAEFANLGIDVKPSLNLARMMTQKDESVTGLTKGIEFLFRKNKVDWIKGWGHIDGPGKVTVTDSAGGKTELIARDIIIATGSEPTPLPGVDIDNKRILDSTGALALTEVPKHLVVIGAGVIGLELGSVWRRLGAQVTVVEFLDRICPGVDIEAGKTLQRSLSKQGLSFKLSSKVTSATSSANGVQLSIEPAAGGTAELLEADYVLVAIGRRPYTQGLGLENVGLATDKRGMLANKGHRTEAAGVWVIGDVTSGPMLAHKAEDEAMACVEQIVGKAGEVNYNLIPSVVYTKPELASVGKTEEQLKAEGRAYKVGKFPFTANSRAKINHETEGFAKVLADERTDEVLGVHLVGPSVSEMIGEYCVAMEFSASAEDIALTCHPHPTRSEALRQAAMNVEGMATQM; this comes from the coding sequence ATGAGCATTTATGACGTCGTGATACTCGGCGGTGGCCCCGGCGGTTACAACGCGGCGATCCGCGCCGGACAACTGGGTCTGAAAGCCGCCTGCGTGGAAGGACGCGCCACACTCGGCGGCACCTGCCTGAACGTTGGTTGCATGCCGTCCAAGGCGTTGCTGCATGCCTCCGAACTGTACGACGCGGCCATGGGGGCGGAATTTGCCAACCTGGGGATCGACGTCAAACCCAGCCTCAACCTCGCCCGGATGATGACGCAAAAGGATGAAAGCGTTACCGGGTTGACCAAGGGCATCGAATTTCTTTTCCGCAAAAACAAAGTCGACTGGATCAAAGGCTGGGGCCACATCGACGGACCGGGCAAAGTCACGGTGACCGATAGCGCCGGTGGCAAGACCGAACTGATCGCCAGGGACATCATCATCGCCACCGGTTCCGAGCCCACGCCCCTGCCCGGCGTGGACATCGATAACAAACGCATCCTCGATTCCACAGGCGCCCTGGCACTGACCGAGGTGCCCAAGCATCTGGTGGTGATCGGCGCCGGCGTGATCGGCCTGGAGCTGGGCTCGGTCTGGCGACGTCTTGGGGCGCAGGTAACAGTGGTCGAGTTTCTCGACCGGATCTGCCCCGGCGTAGACATCGAAGCCGGTAAAACCCTGCAGCGCTCCCTGAGCAAGCAAGGCTTGAGTTTCAAATTGAGTTCAAAAGTGACCAGCGCCACCAGCTCCGCCAATGGCGTTCAGCTCAGCATCGAGCCTGCCGCTGGCGGTACCGCCGAGTTGCTGGAAGCCGATTACGTGCTGGTGGCCATCGGGCGCCGACCTTATACACAGGGCCTGGGCCTGGAGAACGTCGGCCTCGCCACTGACAAACGCGGCATGCTCGCCAACAAGGGGCATCGCACCGAAGCCGCCGGGGTCTGGGTGATTGGTGACGTGACCTCGGGTCCCATGCTCGCCCACAAGGCCGAGGACGAAGCCATGGCCTGCGTCGAGCAGATCGTCGGCAAGGCGGGCGAGGTCAATTACAACCTGATCCCCAGTGTGGTCTACACCAAACCGGAACTGGCCAGCGTCGGCAAGACCGAAGAGCAGCTCAAGGCCGAAGGCCGGGCGTACAAGGTCGGCAAGTTTCCCTTCACCGCCAACAGTCGGGCGAAGATCAACCACGAAACCGAAGGCTTCGCCAAAGTGCTGGCCGATGAGCGCACGGATGAAGTCCTCGGTGTGCATCTGGTCGGCCCGAGCGTCAGTGAAATGATTGGCGAGTACTGCGTGGCCATGGAGTTCAGCGCGTCGGCCGAAGACATTGCCCTGACCTGCCACCCGCACCCGACCCGCTCCGAAGCCTTGCGCCAGGCGGCGATGAATGTGGAGGGGATGGCGACGCAGATGTAA
- a CDS encoding LysE family translocator — MQGLWLFFMALAVVYLLPGPDMILLLQTGARQGKGAALATAVGLGIARGCHVALAALGLAALFKAAPWTFDVVRLAGAAYLLWIGIQCLRTTMLPSLTSADATGEKPRWGAAIRRGLLTNLLNPKALLFCSVLLPQFIDPQAGPVLGQFATLGVVLVGVGLLFDSAYALIGAALGRWLQRSPSAQRLQQWLFGSLLIGFAVRLTFVQQA, encoded by the coding sequence ATGCAAGGTCTCTGGCTGTTTTTCATGGCACTGGCAGTGGTCTACCTGTTGCCGGGGCCCGACATGATCCTGCTGTTGCAGACCGGTGCCCGCCAGGGCAAAGGCGCCGCGCTGGCCACGGCCGTGGGCCTGGGCATCGCCCGGGGTTGCCATGTGGCATTGGCGGCGCTGGGGCTGGCGGCACTGTTCAAGGCGGCGCCCTGGACTTTCGACGTGGTGCGCCTGGCCGGTGCCGCGTATCTGCTGTGGATCGGCATTCAGTGCCTGCGAACCACGATGCTGCCGAGCCTCACCAGCGCCGACGCAACCGGCGAAAAACCACGCTGGGGCGCAGCCATCCGACGCGGACTGCTGACCAACCTGCTCAATCCCAAGGCACTGTTGTTCTGCTCCGTGCTACTACCGCAATTCATCGACCCACAGGCCGGGCCGGTGCTCGGGCAATTTGCGACCTTGGGCGTGGTGCTGGTCGGTGTCGGTTTGCTGTTCGACAGCGCCTACGCTTTGATCGGCGCGGCACTCGGCCGTTGGCTGCAACGCAGCCCCTCAGCCCAGCGCCTGCAACAATGGTTGTTCGGCAGCCTGTTGATCGGTTTCGCCGTGCGGCTGACCTTTGTGCAACAGGCTTGA
- the cfaB gene encoding C17 cyclopropane fatty acid synthase CfaB yields the protein MLAHLPPALQNLQLPLRLRLWDGHELNLGPAPSVTIVVKDPQMVTQFTHPSLDALGAAFVEGKLELEGSISEVIRVCDEWSQALLDENDDNQPVRSAHDKEMDAKAISYHYDLSNAFYQLWLDSDMAYSCAYFETGSETLEQAQQAKFRHLCRKLRLQPGEYLLDVGCGWGGLARFAAREFGARVFGITLSKEQLALARERVKAEGLEDLVELQLLDYRDLPQDGRFDKVVSVGMFEHVGHANLAEYCNTLFGAVKEGGLVMNHGITAKYTDGRPVGRGAGDFIGKYVFPNGELPHLSMISAEISEAGLEIVDVESLRLHYARTLDHWSERLEDNLEAASKLVPEQVLRIWRLYLAGCAYAFARGWINLHQILAVKAHADGSHELPWTRDDIYL from the coding sequence ATGCTCGCGCATCTTCCACCGGCCTTACAGAATCTGCAATTACCGCTTCGCCTGAGACTCTGGGATGGCCATGAACTCAATCTGGGACCGGCGCCCAGCGTCACTATTGTGGTCAAGGACCCACAAATGGTCACCCAGTTTACCCATCCAAGCCTGGACGCCCTTGGCGCTGCATTTGTCGAAGGCAAACTGGAACTCGAAGGCTCCATCAGCGAAGTGATCCGTGTCTGCGATGAATGGAGCCAGGCGTTGCTGGATGAAAACGACGACAATCAGCCGGTTCGTAGCGCCCACGATAAAGAGATGGACGCCAAGGCGATCTCCTACCACTACGACCTTTCCAACGCGTTCTATCAGCTGTGGCTCGACAGCGACATGGCGTACTCCTGCGCTTACTTCGAGACCGGCAGCGAAACCCTCGAACAGGCCCAGCAAGCCAAGTTCCGTCATCTGTGCCGCAAGCTGCGCCTGCAGCCCGGCGAGTATCTGCTGGATGTGGGTTGCGGGTGGGGCGGACTGGCGCGTTTTGCGGCGCGGGAATTTGGCGCGAGAGTGTTCGGTATCACCCTCAGCAAGGAGCAGTTGGCCCTGGCCCGGGAGCGCGTAAAAGCGGAGGGCCTGGAGGACCTGGTCGAACTGCAACTGCTCGACTATCGCGATCTGCCGCAGGATGGCCGTTTCGACAAAGTGGTCAGCGTCGGCATGTTTGAACACGTTGGCCACGCCAACCTGGCCGAGTACTGCAATACCTTGTTCGGCGCGGTGAAAGAGGGTGGCCTGGTGATGAACCACGGGATCACCGCCAAATACACTGATGGCCGTCCGGTAGGACGTGGTGCCGGAGATTTCATCGGGAAATATGTGTTCCCCAATGGCGAGCTGCCGCACCTGTCGATGATCTCTGCCGAGATCAGTGAGGCGGGGCTTGAAATCGTCGACGTCGAGAGTTTGCGCCTGCACTACGCTCGTACGCTCGATCACTGGAGCGAACGCCTGGAAGACAACCTCGAAGCGGCGTCCAAGCTCGTACCGGAACAAGTCCTGCGCATCTGGCGGCTGTACCTGGCCGGTTGCGCCTACGCGTTCGCCCGCGGCTGGATCAACCTGCACCAGATTCTCGCGGTGAAGGCCCACGCCGATGGCAGTCATGAACTGCCATGGACCCGTGACGATATCTACCTCTAG
- a CDS encoding Lrp/AsnC family transcriptional regulator — protein MKLDAYDRKILAALQRDGRLSNVQLADEIGLSASPCLRRVRMLEEAGVIRGYQVNLDRDEVGLGLTVFVGVKVERHNDEQAEAFRQAVTALPEVISAFLVSGESDFLLQVVVPDLRAYDRFLTGRLLKLPGVSDIRSNFAIHTVKAPGVLPLEHLPL, from the coding sequence ATGAAACTCGACGCCTACGACCGCAAGATTCTCGCCGCGCTGCAACGGGATGGCCGCCTGAGCAATGTGCAACTGGCAGACGAGATCGGCCTGTCGGCATCGCCTTGCTTGCGCCGGGTTCGGATGCTTGAAGAGGCGGGGGTTATTCGCGGCTACCAGGTCAACCTGGACCGCGACGAAGTGGGGTTGGGGCTGACGGTGTTTGTCGGGGTCAAGGTCGAGCGCCATAACGACGAACAAGCCGAAGCCTTTCGCCAGGCGGTGACGGCATTACCCGAGGTGATTTCGGCGTTTCTGGTGTCAGGGGAGTCGGATTTTCTGCTGCAGGTGGTGGTGCCGGACTTGCGCGCCTATGACCGCTTTCTCACCGGGCGATTGTTGAAGCTGCCGGGTGTGAGCGACATCCGCAGCAACTTTGCGATTCACACGGTGAAGGCCCCGGGGGTGTTGCCGCTGGAGCATTTGCCGCTGTAG
- a CDS encoding protease modulator HflC: MSQSHTHDHDDHAGHDHGHGGHHHHGHHHHHGDPQEAGPFPWRRMGWAALLVAFAVAAASLVQVRSGEATVITRFGNPSRVLLEPGLGWRWPAPFEAAIPVDLRLRTTSSGLQDVGTRDGLRIIVQAYVAWQVQGDPDNVQRFMRAVQNQPDEAARQIRTFVGSALETTASSFDLANLVNTDASQVRIADFEAQLRKQIDQQLLTTYGVRVLQVGIERLTLPSVTLTATVDRMRAERETIATERTAIGKREAAQIRSAAERDARIVQADATVKAADIEAQSRVEAAQIYGRAYAGSPQLYNLLRSLDTLGTVVTPGTKLILRTDAAPFRVLVDGPPSLDNKSGSQP, from the coding sequence TTGAGCCAGTCCCATACGCACGATCACGATGACCACGCCGGACACGATCACGGTCATGGCGGGCATCACCACCACGGCCATCACCATCATCACGGCGATCCGCAGGAGGCCGGTCCATTCCCGTGGCGCCGGATGGGATGGGCGGCATTGCTGGTGGCGTTTGCGGTCGCCGCCGCGAGCCTGGTGCAGGTGCGATCGGGGGAGGCCACGGTAATCACGCGCTTCGGCAATCCATCGCGAGTCTTGCTGGAGCCGGGACTGGGTTGGCGCTGGCCGGCACCGTTCGAAGCAGCGATTCCGGTGGATCTGCGGCTGCGCACCACGTCCAGCGGTTTGCAGGATGTCGGTACGCGGGACGGTTTGCGCATCATCGTTCAGGCCTACGTGGCGTGGCAGGTGCAGGGCGATCCGGACAACGTGCAACGTTTCATGCGCGCGGTGCAGAACCAGCCCGATGAAGCCGCGCGGCAGATTCGCACCTTTGTCGGCTCCGCACTGGAAACCACCGCCAGCAGTTTTGATCTGGCGAACCTGGTCAATACCGATGCCAGCCAGGTGCGCATTGCCGATTTCGAAGCACAACTGCGCAAGCAAATCGATCAGCAGCTGCTCACCACTTATGGCGTGCGCGTATTGCAGGTCGGTATCGAACGATTGACGCTGCCTTCGGTGACGCTCACCGCGACGGTCGACCGGATGCGCGCCGAGCGCGAAACCATCGCAACCGAGCGCACGGCCATCGGCAAGCGTGAGGCCGCGCAAATTCGTTCCGCCGCCGAGCGTGATGCGCGAATTGTGCAGGCCGATGCCACGGTGAAAGCAGCGGATATCGAAGCGCAATCGCGCGTCGAAGCGGCGCAGATTTACGGTCGCGCCTACGCGGGATCGCCGCAGCTCTACAACCTGCTGCGCTCGCTCGACACCTTGGGCACGGTGGTGACGCCGGGAACCAAGCTGATTCTGCGCACCGACGCCGCACCGTTCCGCGTGTTGGTTGACGGTCCGCCGAGTCTCGACAACAAGTCCGGATCGCAGCCATGA
- a CDS encoding protease modulator HflK translates to MSLVPRGTNELSSPWIQAGRLAFLALYAVTVLAALAWAFSNVRQIDPQNRAVVLHFGALDRIQNAGLLLAWPQPFEQVILLPAAERVIERRVEGLLRSGAAIQADRVASFATPISDALAGSGYLLTGDAGVVQLDVRVFYKVTEPYAFVLQGEHVLPALDRLVTRSAVALTAARDLDTILVARPELIGADNQAAERRERLRGDLVQGINQRLAELTATGQGLGIEVARVDVQSSLPSPAVNAFNAVLTASQQADKAVANARTEAEKLTQTANEQSDRTLQVAHAQASERLAKASTDTATVLSLAKAQQQGTDPQMLLRIYRERLPKILGQAGSVTTVDPKDDSRLIIQGAAQ, encoded by the coding sequence ATGAGTTTGGTTCCACGTGGAACAAATGAGTTGAGCAGCCCCTGGATTCAGGCCGGGCGCTTGGCGTTTTTGGCCTTGTATGCGGTGACTGTATTGGCGGCGTTGGCTTGGGCGTTTTCCAATGTGCGGCAGATCGATCCGCAAAATCGCGCGGTGGTTTTGCATTTCGGCGCGCTGGATCGCATTCAGAATGCCGGGCTGTTACTGGCATGGCCGCAACCGTTCGAGCAGGTGATTTTGTTGCCGGCGGCGGAGCGGGTGATCGAGCGTCGAGTGGAAGGTCTGTTGCGCAGTGGTGCCGCGATCCAGGCAGATCGCGTGGCCAGTTTTGCCACGCCCATCAGCGATGCCCTCGCAGGCTCCGGCTATCTGTTAACGGGTGATGCCGGTGTGGTGCAACTGGATGTTCGGGTTTTCTACAAAGTCACCGAACCTTACGCGTTCGTGCTTCAAGGCGAACATGTGTTGCCGGCACTGGATCGGTTGGTCACCCGCAGCGCTGTGGCACTCACCGCCGCACGCGATCTGGACACTATCCTGGTTGCCCGGCCAGAGCTGATCGGTGCTGACAATCAGGCGGCGGAACGACGCGAGCGTTTGCGAGGCGATCTGGTGCAGGGCATCAACCAGCGTCTTGCTGAACTCACGGCGACGGGGCAGGGACTGGGGATTGAGGTGGCGCGGGTCGATGTGCAATCGAGTCTGCCAAGCCCAGCAGTGAATGCCTTCAATGCGGTACTCACAGCGAGCCAGCAGGCCGACAAAGCCGTGGCCAATGCGCGTACCGAAGCCGAAAAGTTGACGCAAACGGCCAACGAGCAATCCGACAGAACATTACAGGTTGCCCATGCCCAGGCCAGTGAACGACTGGCCAAAGCATCCACCGACACGGCCACGGTGTTGAGCCTGGCCAAGGCGCAACAACAGGGCACTGACCCGCAAATGCTACTGCGCATTTATCGCGAGCGGTTGCCGAAAATTCTCGGTCAGGCCGGTTCGGTCACGACGGTCGATCCCAAAGACGATTCCCGCCTGATCATTCAGGGAGCTGCACAATGA